In one window of Thermus aquaticus DNA:
- a CDS encoding LptF/LptG family permease, producing MLGRYVLKEVLLPYGVGVFLFMALLTFDLLSSLSGVFLSRGAGAEAILLLVLYRLPWTLSLALPLGLVFAILVGLSRLIRHSELKAAYAAGIPPLALLKPLLLLSLLVALVNLYNLAEVRPRALEAYDRALARLLYGEGGLSGVLRRQVYALEGQGVYYAEEVVPGVGQNRLYGLRVVDEKGRIYSAKEGVWDREGWQFLGYVLEEGKLKPFQGILPFPALFRPKESLGSKDPYDSSTLEELWQRARVEPAARFALHRRLADALGGFFLGFAAAALGLSLREAAWAFLGVVLLIFGYYVLWTLSAQLARYDVSPLLAHLPNGLYGLLALYLTWRLR from the coding sequence GTGCTGGGTCGCTACGTCCTCAAGGAGGTCCTCCTCCCCTACGGGGTGGGGGTCTTCCTCTTCATGGCCCTCCTGACCTTTGACCTTCTCTCCAGCCTCTCCGGAGTCTTCCTAAGCCGGGGGGCGGGGGCGGAGGCCATCCTGCTCCTGGTGCTCTACCGCCTCCCCTGGACCCTGAGCCTGGCCCTGCCCCTGGGCCTGGTCTTCGCCATCCTGGTGGGGCTTTCCCGCCTCATCCGCCACTCGGAACTGAAGGCGGCCTACGCCGCCGGGATTCCCCCTTTGGCCCTCTTGAAGCCCCTTCTCCTCCTCTCCCTCCTCGTGGCCCTGGTGAACCTCTACAACCTGGCCGAGGTGAGGCCCAGGGCCCTCGAGGCCTACGACCGGGCCCTGGCCCGCCTCCTCTACGGGGAAGGGGGGCTAAGCGGGGTCCTGAGGCGGCAGGTCTACGCCCTGGAGGGCCAGGGGGTCTACTACGCCGAGGAGGTGGTGCCCGGGGTGGGGCAGAACCGCCTCTATGGCCTCAGGGTGGTGGACGAGAAAGGGCGCATCTATAGCGCCAAGGAAGGGGTCTGGGACCGGGAGGGCTGGCAGTTCCTGGGGTACGTCTTGGAGGAGGGCAAGCTCAAGCCCTTCCAGGGCATCCTCCCCTTCCCCGCCCTCTTCCGCCCCAAGGAAAGCCTGGGCTCCAAGGACCCCTATGACTCCAGCACCCTGGAGGAGCTCTGGCAGAGGGCCCGGGTGGAGCCCGCGGCCCGCTTCGCCCTCCACCGCCGCCTGGCGGACGCCCTGGGGGGGTTCTTCCTGGGCTTCGCCGCCGCCGCGCTGGGCCTTTCCCTCAGGGAGGCGGCCTGGGCCTTCTTGGGCGTGGTCCTCCTCATCTTCGGCTACTACGTCCTCTGGACCCTCTCGGCCCAGCTGGCCCGCTACGATGTGAGCCCCCTCCTGGCCCATCTGCCCAACGGGCTCTATGGGCTTCTCGCCCTTTACCTCACCTGGAGGCTACGGTGA